In the Drosophila willistoni isolate 14030-0811.24 chromosome 3R, UCI_dwil_1.1, whole genome shotgun sequence genome, aaaattcGCTTATCTAACTTGGGCAAAAACCTATACATTTATACAAACACAAGTGAAGCACTCTGAACCCACagtcaaaaaatataattaatttattcttCTATGTGTTTATATTACAAATCtagctttaaaaaaaaacaaaaaaaaaaagtcaagaGGTATTCCTAAAATCCAACTTAAACTTggttaaaaaatgttttcctATTTCCATACAGAAAACACTGAACATTCATAATGAGTAAAATTGAAAACACGTGGGATTTGATATACTCTTGCAGACTTTATGCAAATCTCGTACTcctaatatatttttaaaaatattctcctaatttatttttaaaaatattctcATAATACATTcatccaaacaaaaaaaaaaataaatcttaTTTAACTGAAAACAACATATTACTGAAGAGAAAAAACTTGACCTGTTCTTTTGAGAACGATTTGAAATATCtgttgaatttaaataattaagatAAACTAAATTATATTTTGATCAATATGAATACAGTCTGCAAGAGTAATAAACCACTATAATCGATCTATTATCATATTTATCATTTCGTTTTTCCATTAATTTTGGGTTGACATTGAACTACACCTAAATACTacttaaaatataaatgtatatgtttAAACTTGTTGTATTTGCTACGTTTATACGTGATTAAAACTAGTAACTAAACTTATAATGGGAAATGTTCTCAGTAACTagataataaaaatgaaattaaataaaactttctCCCAATAATTTAGAAAATGTAAAATCCATCCAAATACAAGCGAATAATTGAGAGAGATCTCTTTAACCAATGTAATCGATTGCTTGGCATTTCAAATGTATCATATCTTAGACTAAGCTGATGTAAAtctcgaaaaaaaaatattttagtcCCATCATTTagaattattgaaatttatcGTATAAACGTAGTACATGCCTCCTCCGGTACATACAACAccgctcacacacacacacacacacacacactcacgaCAACCACAGCAGCTATAAAGTATGCAGACTTAAGAAAATGCCGGCCAATAACCATAGGAAAAACAATAGAGAGCACAACTGAAAACTGAGTTATCCTAAAATAGATCTACTTATAGAGTAAGTCTTTGTTAGTGTAAGTAATGCGATCACTGACCGCTTTTAGTTGGGCAACCAGAGCAATCAGCGGCAGCCAACAGGTAAGCGTCGCAGTTTTCAAACTTTcatgttgaattttttttcctgGTTCCCTTTAAAATGCTAGTATAAGAAATTTGGGAGTCattttggaaaattaaatttagttctTTCTTTTCCTCTTTACAGTGGCCATTGATTTGATAGTTCAACATATACGTGATTTTCTCAACAATCGTTCGCGTCATGGTTCAACTGGCAACATTGCTTTATATATGAACTTGGATTTGGGTCCGAATGCAGCCCCAGCAGCTGGCAATGATAGAGTTGGTGGAATTGCAGGAGGTAAGGCTAAATTGCAACAGCTGAAGGGCAAAGCACGTCCCCACTAACACCCAGCAACATGTGAAAAACTATCGGATTGGAATTGACTCTAACACTTAAACTAATAGCAAAAGCAAGATATTCTACTAATCATTCATCCTCTATATGAGGGATACATATTGTTAAGCCATATCAAACAATGATATACTCTATGTTTCAATAACTAAAAGATGCCAGCGACAATAAGACTGGCACCTACAATGCCATCAGACGTTTCTCGACACTCTGCAAGGAGCTCAATATGCAAGGAAATTTCTTCTTCGACAGAAACAAGAATCTGCCGCATCACTAAACCAAATGATTGGACCGACACGCGGGAACAGGAGGTCGTAGGAAGGTAGGCAGCTAGTTGGAGTCACAGCGTAGTACAAGACACAGCACACACATGTTCATATAGATGAttgttaaaatatattttactgttttttttttaataaaccgGAAATGGCTTTAAATACCATATAAAGTTATAGAATATATAAGCAAAGATTATTTAGTTCATTGAGCGTAATGAACTTGTTTTTCCAgtatgtatttaaatattgCACTTGTACATGGCATTTATTTTACGTACATCTCCCGATGAAAATCCTCGACGTTGTCCCATCTGTTTGGCATCAGCATTAACTCTTAATGCTTTCAATGTCGGCTGACCGTTGCGGCTAAAACTCGTGGGTGAATAATGCATCACACTGGCATAATCATATGCCACACCAAATCCATATTGTGTTTTTGAGCTGGCCTTTTCGAAATTGGGAATCGTCTCTGGTTTGATATTATCAGTCATCACCATAACGTAAGAGTCACGCTCATGACGATTTTGCTCATGGAAAAAGCCAAGGGCGTGCATCAGCTCATGTATGGGTGTGCCATACGTACGCAGGCAAGTGGGCGATTGAAGATTCACTTCCTGGCGTCCGCCCAGTCGACCAACACCACTCCAACAACCAGTTTTGCCACTGCCAATGGAAATGTAATCCTTTTCAGTGGTACGTGGCTTAAAGCGCACACAAGTTTTGGTATGATATTCGCCAAAAGCATGACGAATGTTATCCATCTCCTGTTTGGTAAACGGTCCAACTATTTCATATGGTACAATTGCTCCTGGCCAGCGCGAACTCTGAGTCAAAATGCCATTACGAGTACCATTCGAGCGTGCTAGGCGATAACTTAGCGGTATCAAAATATCCCCCTCAAGATATGTGCCCAACTCTTCTGGATTTTGTTCCGATTTATCATCGTGAGCATCAACCAACTGTCCTGTTTTCTCAGTATCAGGTGCACCAAACACCGCTTCACCCAAATGGGAGAGATCTATCCATTCGTCTTCCTCAATATCTTCGTCCATATCGACAGGTAGCGCCTGAGCCATTAAAAATAATAGCAAACTAGTTACGAAAATTTTCGCAAACTTTGCCATTTTCTACTGTTTTCTACTGGTGCTTCGAACTCAGACTGAGGTGGCATTTATAGTCGCTAGTGTAGCTTCATGGAACCTAGACCTCCACAAACTAGAGCCGATAAGTCTACCGGGTATGCATGTAGCTATGCGGTTTTATCATTGCCGTTTTGTTAACTTCTAATTTGCATAGCGTGTGCCCACTTGTTTGCCCCTTTTTTTCAGTGATTTATGATCACTTTTATGCTCGTTTTTATGCTCACTTGCATATTTGTGTCAAATggcaactaaatattttactttttctaGTTTCAGGTTTTTTAGTCTAAATTTGACAAAATTGACACACATTTTGAGTAGAAATTAATGAAGAATCAATTGTAGATCGAGTATGctaatattttgaatattgttgaatgttttatataaaattaattcgAAGAGCGACCATGCAGTATGCATTCTTAGGTATCATCAAGGAACGTTTCATGagatttaaaaatgttttactAAACCCTTAAAAATATGTGTAAGGGCATGTTTACTCCTTAACATGCCCTTACACATATTTTATCCTTTCAGGATTAGTTGCgatcaaaatttaattttaaaatccttTAAATAAACATTGACCACTTATTAAAGTGATAAACAGCACAAAAGAATTGCATTTTGCCATCTATGAAACTTATTTCCATTTAGGGGGATTAAATCCCCAGTTTATAAATGTTTGTGTactttttggaaaaaaaggtcgaaatttttaataattaaatatatatatagtacagTCTCTTAAGTTTACACTTAGAAATTCTAGAGAAAAATcttttatgtatatttgtaaaatattatttGATTTACTTTTGACTTAAGTTCTAGTTTTATCATGTCGCATTTAGTTTGCCAGTTTTTCTCTTTGTATAACTTATAAGGCCACATTAATTGATATATACTTGCATATATATAGGCATATAGAAGGTTAGTTTGTTTCGTTTAGCTCAGCTAATTTGATTTTGGAATTGTCAAAAAGGCATTAGTATTTACAAAATAAGTACTTTGATTGGAATGTGCATTGCAATGGGAAAGGTGGGTGGGTGGTGTCAGCTTAACAGTTTGTTCGCAGAAATCGAATACTAAAACTTAACTAATGGAACATAACTATATAACGACTACATAATTGTTTTCATGTTGtttgttttcactttttctgTTATCTAAGAACTAGGACAATAAATAGACAACGGCAAATATTAACTAACTAAGTGACGCATTAGGATTAAGAGTTGGAATGGTTACAGTTGTTGCTTGCTTTGAGCACCTTAATATAAATGTAAGACGTTAACTAGGTACGAGCTTAgtacaatacaaaaaaatatggGCGGATTTTAAGAATAtctgttgtagttgttgttgttattaaatttgttaaactaaactaaataaGTCGTTCCTCTGGCGGCGGTTTAAGCACATTATCCATCTCCAGCCTAGGATTGCAATACTCCTGGGCGCTAGGACTGTAGGTGCCTCGTGTGGCACGCTTATTGCGAGCCATTACCAAAAATGTGCCCAATAAAGCCCCAGCTATGAGCAAAAGAACCACCACAACAGGTATAACAATAATAGCTATGTCTGTGGTGGACGGACCATCCTCTTTGGACGTAATCTGGAATATGAAAACACAGTTATTTCACGTCTCTAAGCTTAGCTAGTAACAAATGAGCTCACCATTGCTGTGCAATTCTTGCCAGTGAATCCTTCAGTGCAGTTGCAATAGTAGTCCGGTTCCTCACCACAAGCTTCTACGCATTGTCCGCCATTGGCACAAATGCCCGTTGTATTACAGGGATCCGTAAAGTTGCAATAGGCTCCACAATGCGGTGTCTGGCAGATGCATTTAAATGTACCAGGCCTATTGATGCAGCGTCCTAGACCACCACAATATTCCTCACTCAGACTACATTCATCAATATCATCTTGACAGTGTGTTCCTTCAAAACCGGTGGACAGACAATTGCAATCGTAACCGCCAATGCGATCAATGCATTTGCCACCGTTCTGACAGGGACTGGAGGCACATTCATCGATCTCCTGCTCGCAGAGAACTCCGGTATAGCCGAGACTACACTTGCATGTAGGTGTCTAGATAAAAAAgggaaattcaattaagtTGTTTATGGCGTTTCCGGATTGCTACTTACATTGTTTGCGTTTAAACAGAGGCCTCCATTATGACACGGCGTCTCCTCGCAGAAAGATAGGTCACACAGAGTACCCACGAATCCTGTGGCACATGTACAAGTAAAGTTATTGCCAGTCGTCCCATCTGCACATAAGTTAATAAGGTGTAAGTACATACATTTTAGAATTAGTCACTTAATATAACTCACTGTGTCCATTTTCGCATGTGGATTCATTGCGACATGGTTCATTCTCGCAGGTCATCTGTTTGAGGACATTACACTGAGGTCCTGTGAATTCTTCCGTACATGTGCAAAGATATGCAGCAATCAGATCTGTACAGTTACCACCATGTTGGCAGGGATTAGGAGAACATTCATCGATATTCTGCTCGCAGTGGCGTCCTTCGAATCCTACTTGGCATTGGCAATAGAAATCAGCCACTTGATTAAGGCACGTTCCATTATTCTGACACTCTACGTCAAGGCATTCATCAATGTCAACAGAACAGTCATCTCCCTCGTAGCCAGGTTTGCAGGTGCAGGCGTATTTCTCGAATGGAGCCGAGCATTCACCATCATTTTTACAATCCGACTGGAAGCATAGAATGCAGCCCTCTTCCGGTTTTGAAGAATTTAAACGAAATTGGGCCTGCAGCTGCACTGAAACGTTCTCGGTATGGGGATAGAGTTCGGCATTGGTGAAATAAGGCAAAAGCAGATCACCCACACGTGCCTCACCTAAACAGCCCTTGAACTGAGATCCCTGCTGGGCACTTTGGGTAGAGCCACGAGCCTGACGCGACTCTGGCATGCCGCCCAAGTATACTTGAGTACTGGTTGAAAGAAGATCCTGGAACGCCGCCTGATCGATGTCCACAGAGAATGCGGGAGCTGGATCCACCAAGGATTCCCAACCCTTCCATCCACCCTCTAGTTTGCCACCGTGTGATCGTAAATAAATGCGACTCCATTCGCCATCTGCATTCTCTTTTTCAAAACGCGCGGATTCGCCAATATGAAGCTGGGTAAGTTTCCAAGTAATGGTCACACGAGCACCATTTACTCCAATCTCAAAGAAACTATCATTATTGTCAATGAAAAGCAGAGTGCCTCCGGCACGAGTACGATAGGCAATCTCTATAACAGGTTTCAAAGTTGATTTCGTCGGCACTCCCACATTGTCCTCCGGTTGCTGCTCCTTGAAGTATGAGAAGGCCAGTGGTGACCGTTCCAGGCCAGTGAATGTAATATCAGTCAAACATTCGTAGCCGTCGTCCAGATTCTGGCATGTACTGTTACCAGGGCATCTGACCAGCTGAcaaaactcaatctcctgacAATCCTTGCCCTTATAACCATTCGGGCAGGTGCAACTATAATCGTTCCAGGTATTCCGACACTCGGCATTATGCTTGCATGGATTTTTGCGACATAAATCATCCGATACTTCACCGGGTAACACAGAGGTACGATCAATGCTAACGACACCGAAAGGTGATGCATTCTCTTGTACTTCAGTGACATTCAAGGGATACATCTCGACTATCATATTGTGGGAGCCATTGCTGACCTTGACATCCTGAATGATGCCCTTGAAATAGTCCTTAGTGTAATCTGCAGGAGATATGGCAGCTGATCCCATATCCGATGCTGTGCTCTCTGCATCAACCAGCCCAGGTTCAGTGCTGGCTGGCAATAAAGATTCGCGAGTCGGTGCTGGTCCACCCAAATAGAGAACTTGTGCATCTAGGATGCCCGTTGTTGACAAGGTTTTGCGGAAATATTCGGTGCCGTTGATTTTGACTTGGACGAGTGTGTGATTGCGCACCACctcaatcagatgattgtaGCCAGAGTCAAGCTTTTGACCACCAACTGTGTAAGCCTCTGGAGTGCCATTGAATTGCATCTTCACCAGCAATTCACCGCCATTTAATTGGGCAGCCACAAAGGAATCACCAATGTCTATAAAGATAAATTGCATTCGTCAATTAATCAACCCCAGGAGTATTTATCTATATAGAAAAACTCACTCTTTGTTGGCATTTTGCGTGGATCACTGCCCAAATAGAACACCTGACCCGTTGGTTCGCGAGTCCGTATAAACATCGAGATATCCAATATGGAACGTATGGCTCGTCTAGCCACATCTGTTGTCTCCACAATGACAGCAGAGTGAGTGGTATTCTCGTGACCAAATGTGGCAGCCGTCATATCTGTAAAAATTATGATCAATTAATATTTCTTTGCAATAAAATTTGTTCTATCTTATTTGTACTCACTGTGCTGGCAAGTATGCCCAAAGAACGGTCTCGGACAAACGCAGCGGAAGGTATGCCACAAGTCCGTACATTCGCCGTTCGAGTGACACGGATTGGGTTTGCATTGTTCTGTACGAGGGCATCCACTTTGCACATAGGACAATTTGGTATCGGATTCCGTATCATTATCGATATGCTCGTCAGGAAAGATGACCATCCCATTGACTACTACGTCTTGCATGCAGCCAACAAAACTTGATGGCTGGTGAGTCAAATGCCTCAAATATGACTTTAGATTGGGTATGGTGCCACCCAAATAGGTTAACGGAAACGATGGTTGGCTATTATTGGCCGTCTCATAGGAACCAACTGGAAATATGGCCTGCTCATCGTTGGCCGATAACACCAAATGTGAAGTATTGATGGCTACAAAGACCTTATGCCAACGACTGTCATTCAATTTCGATCCGATGAATACTCCCTCCCATTTGTTTAATAACGATGAATGCAAATTCAAACGTCCATTGATCAGTTCAAGAATATAGCTAACCGGTTCATTTTGTCCTCCCGAAGTGCCAAAGGCCAAAACACCGGTAGGCAAAGTGGTACGGAATTGTAAATTGATATCGTAACCCTCTTCACGTTGAGTTTTAACCGTAATCAAACTGCTAACCACCATGGAAAGAGTTGTGGTCTTCTCACAGGTATCACCTTGGAAACCATGCTCGCAAGTACAATTGAACAGATGGACAGTTTCATTGACCAAATATGGCCGGCAAAAACCCCCATTTAAACATGGCtggaaaacaaacaaaaatcaaattattactCAAAGTATATTTGATGGATGAATAATTACTTACATTCCGTTGGCAGCCAATTAAATTCACAGAACAATTCTTGCCACCATAGTTTGCATCGCAATCGCAGTCATAATCGTTGATCTGATCAATACAAGTCCCTTTCATGCATGGATGATATCGATCGCATTCATCGATATTAATCTCACAGTGTGTGCCCTCGAAACCAGGATCACATTCGCATGTATAGGTACCAATCtattaaagaaaaatcagATTATTTTAATCCATTTCAAAATCCATATCGGGTATGACTCACTCCATCATTGCAAGTGCCATGTTTGCTGCAAGGATTACTTTCACATTCGTTGATGTTAATTTCACAGTTTTTGCCTATAATGCCAGGAACGCAAACACATTCGTAACTACAATAGAAATTGGGATAAGTAAATGTTGAGGGTTTCTGTAGACGTTTTACTGTACTTACCCGCTAGCATTTTCATAGCTGAAAGGCTGACTAAACACCTTAGGTAGATCCATAAACTTACTCAATTGATATAAAGTCATATTTGATCTTTCCAGACAATTGCTATTATACTGACATGGATTACTCTCACATTCATTGATATCCTGATCACAATTTTTGCCCGTATAGCCTGGATGACATTCGCATAAATAATCCTTCACTTGATCCACACATTGGGCACCATTTGTACATGGATTCGAGATGCATTCATCGATATTCAGTTCACAATTTTTACCCTCATAGCCAGTGCCACTGCAATCGCAATGGAAGCCAcccaattcatcaatacattTGCCACTATTCAGACATGGTGCCGATACACAATCATCGATATCAATATCACAGATGCGTCCCGTCATTCCAGGTATGCAGGAGCAGGTGAAATTATTGATCATATCAATGCAGGTAGAGCCATTTGAGCAAGGATTATTAATACATTCATCAATATCAATTTCACAATTATCACCCTGATAGCCCGGCTGGCAGTCACATTCATAGGCATTGATCTGTgtaaaagataaaaaaatttaGGTTAAAAACAAACtccatacaaaatttttgcttttcatcAATCGAGCGTTCTACCGCAActttgcaaaaacaaatttatcaAAGGATCTACTAGTACTGGAAACATCATAATGATCCACTCACTTGTCTTAATATCCGATGCTTTCcatatttaaagaaaaacaactaATTACACTTTAGTAACCAACCAAATTCCAAATTTTCAGCACTAAACTCGCTCAATTTGTTCACTTACCTTATTATGGCATGTCGCCCCATTTAGACAGGGATGACTAAGACACTCATCCACATCGGAATCACAATGAATACCCGTGAATCCTGGTGTGCAATAACATTTATAGGAACCCTTCTCGTTCTTGCATATGCCATTGCCACAAATTGTCGGTTGTAGCACACATTCATCCACATCATTGGCACAAGTGCGTCCTGTCCAGCCGCGTGAGCATTTGCATTCGTAATCACCATTGGGTAAATCGAAGCATTCACCACCATTTTGACAGGGTTGTGTGGCACACTGGTTGCACACCTTGTCATCGGGACATTTGCATTGATTATGCTCACAAATCATCGGCTCTTGGCAATTAGCTGGAGAACAATTATCGGCCTTCTCACAGCGATCACCAGAATATcccacagagcaatagcaatgGGTGCCATTCATGGAGCAAGTGCCCCCATTCAGACATTTGCCATTGGTGGCATTACAATTGATGGGTGTCAGTGCCTGTAAAGCGGCAGCACCCTCCCCTGTGCTCAGTTGACAGTTGTAACCTGTTAATGATAGGAAATTGCATAAAATTTCACAATTAGATTTAACCATATCTTCCTCAAAATTAACTGCATGCAATTCAAGTACTTCAAACTACTATTATTTTAGGGTTTCATTGGAACTCattacaaattaatttctgctacaaaaaaattctaaatatatatacagttTAAATGTAAAGGGTTGCTCTAAAGTCTACTATGCTATATATACAAACTTGATGATAAAGCATTACATACTGGAGAATTATGGAAAAATTAACGGAATAGCTTGTTATTAATTCATTCGTACCCTATAACGCGTTTGCCGCATCAGTCTCAGAAAAGAATTACTTTTACAAGCTAAAAGATTATAGCATTAGAAAATAATAGGAACCGTGGGAAAAATGCATTAACTCAATTTGTCTTTCTATTAGCCCGAGTCTTTCCTACCATTAAGTTGAAAAAACtaaatgattttgttttttgtaaatttaggGCAACCCTTTATTCTTTTTggtgtatgggtgtgtgttttcttttgtgtgtCCAAACCTGTGTATCCTTTAGCGCATATACAAGTATAATTGCTGCCAAATCCTTTACAGGTGCCACCATTCAAGCAATTTTCTGGGGGACATGCAGTGGGAGTAGTAGTCACACTCAATGAGGCCGAGCGTTGGGTgggtgtttgttgttgttgtttatttagttgtttattgtttttgattgttgttgttgttattaattggggtatttttgttgtagctgttgctgatgttgttgttgttgttaaaagAGTTGTACTAGCTGGTGATGtgattgctgttgttgttggtactAATAGTTCTGGTAACGGTGTTGTTGCAGTTGGAATACAATGACCAATAGGGCCTAAATTAAGACCACAGCCAATAGCATAAAATAGCATATTTATAGGGAAAATAAGTTAGTTTGTCAAATCTAAAGGGATCATACATAGTATATAGTATAAAGAGCATAGGGGAACTAAAGGATTAAAAAAAAGATAGGCGACTAGAAATTGTGGAGTACAAGTTTTGTAGTTCCACATACTCAATTTTAGTTCACAACGCTTGCGTTTGAGCCACTCGGGTGATATATAGCGTTTCTTTTTCTCACTGGGACACaatgtgctgctgctgctggttgaAAGCCGCAAATCCTCATTCGACATTGCCGACAGCTCCGTAGAGGTAgcttttttttcaattattattaaatgttAAATACCGTTACCATTCCATGccacaaaacaaattaaatccTTTTCCTCCATACTATCAactttttaatgatttatgtatgtactcaCCCGAAGTTCCTGgcttacacacacatttgcCGGCAATACATTCGGAATCGATGGGACATTGCTGTGCACATAGTGATCCTGGTGGTCCAAGTTGACATAATTCTCCGCTATATTCGGGCGGACAAATGCACTGAAAACCGATGGTTTTGTCCAAGCAGGTTCCACCGTTGAGACACTGTTGCGTTTGGCAACTGATCGGCTTGTCACAGATCTCGCCACCCCAACCGTCTAGACACTGGCATGTATACCAGCCATAGGTATCGAAACAGCGTCCACCATTCAAACAGGGATTCTTTTCGCATTCATCGATATTGGCCTGACAGAAGGCGCCACTATAGCCAGTGCCCGTGCAATCACAAGTGAATCCATTGATGCGATCAATACAAACGCCATTATTCTGACAGGGCTGTGAGGCACACTCGTCCGTATCAATCTCACACATTTTTCCCGCATAGCCCTTAGGACATTCACATGAAATCGACGGACTACCGCTGAGTACCACGCAGGCGGCATTATTCTTGCAGGGATTCTTTTGGCAGAGTGGATGGATGTTCACCTCTGTTTCGCAGTGTTGACCACTGTGATTGGCATCACAGAAGCATTGATAATCACCGCGAGAGTTCTCCATACAGCTGCCACCATTAGTGCAAGGATTTTTACCCGCAGCACATGGAGAGCCATTATCCTTTTGGCAATTCTTGCCCGAGTACCGTGCAGTACAGCGACACTCATAGCCATCAGCATTGGAGGTGCATGTGCCATGACCCATACATGGATCATTGAGACAAAAATTATCTTGGACTCGTGTAAAGACATCATGTTCGCTGCAGGGACCTTGATTCAAAGGACAGACACCGAATACAGCATTCTGTACGGTCATGGAGCCATTGGCGAATTGCAAACCAGGACCATCCAACAGACATCCAGAGAATGAATTGCCCAATATTAAAATGGCTGCCTCATTGCCAATATCCTGATTGGTTAAAAATTGACTATTATATGTAGAATTTGCTGTAAAAGAAGAGATACGAATTTCATTCAAAAGCTATTCACTTTGTGGTCATtctttgcctttttattttgcctCTCGCTGATCTTTCCTCTTTGCTATtttcaattacaaaattttcacGATTTTGATTTGTGTGAAGAGTACTTACCAAATATTGTGGCTGCACGATCCACATGCAAATAGAGATTACCGTACTCGTATTTGAATTGCAGCGTATGCCAACGATTGTCCAAGAGTTGATAGGGCAATTTAACATCCAGACGATTGTTGGGTCCAATCACAGCCGGACCGGCCAATGATATTTGTAGGAAATCATTGAGCACTGAGATTACAATAGAGTTTTTATTATATTGCTGAGCAAGTATTTCACCGCCGCGGCACGAGCGGAAACTAATTGCCGAATGATCCCAAATGGGCATGGGAGTGAGCAGGCGTAGATAAGCGGAGCCATTGAAGTATGCCTCCTTGGTCTGAACTTCCAGTGAGGCAACATCTGTTaagacaaaaagaaattttcgTAAATGCATACATTGGACAAGGTTAGAGTAACTAGTTTAACTAATCGGATTTCAGAGTGACGAAGATTGAGTGGGCTTTGGAAGGTAAATGTAACCATAGTATTATTCATTTCACTCCCTCTCTTTGCTCATAGTTCTATTGGGCACAACAAAATGGCCAATGGTTTACTTTGGCTTACATTTTG is a window encoding:
- the LOC6649444 gene encoding protein crumbs isoform X3, which produces MAVTTMYASATTIAHGRQQKQQQKQQRRTITTKTTLSRARTKSAAQMTTKATKQQQQQLRQAQQHLLKRAISAPQWIFLLILIYLATDVASLEVQTKEAYFNGSAYLRLLTPMPIWDHSAISFRSCRGGEILAQQYNKNSIVISVLNDFLQISLAGPAVIGPNNRLDVKLPYQLLDNRWHTLQFKYEYGNLYLHVDRAATIFANSTYNSQFLTNQDIGNEAAILILGNSFSGCLLDGPGLQFANGSMTVQNAVFGVCPLNQGPCSEHDVFTRVQDNFCLNDPCMGHGTCTSNADGYECRCTARYSGKNCQKDNGSPCAAGKNPCTNGGSCMENSRGDYQCFCDANHSGQHCETEVNIHPLCQKNPCKNNAACVVLSGSPSISCECPKGYAGKMCEIDTDECASQPCQNNGVCIDRINGFTCDCTGTGYSGAFCQANIDECEKNPCLNGGRCFDTYGWYTCQCLDGWGGEICDKPISCQTQQCLNGGTCLDKTIGFQCICPPEYSGELCQLGPPGSLCAQQCPIDSECIAGKCVCKPGTSATSTELSAMSNEDLRLSTSSSSTLCPSEKKKRYISPEWLKRKRCELKLSYNCQLSTGEGAAALQALTPINCNATNGKCLNGGTCSMNGTHCYCSVGYSGDRCEKADNCSPANCQEPMICEHNQCKCPDDKVCNQCATQPCQNGGECFDLPNGDYECKCSRGWTGRTCANDVDECVLQPTICGNGICKNEKGSYKCYCTPGFTGIHCDSDVDECLSHPCLNGATCHNKINAYECDCQPGYQGDNCEIDIDECINNPCSNGSTCIDMINNFTCSCIPGMTGRICDIDIDDCVSAPCLNSGKCIDELGGFHCDCSGTGYEGKNCELNIDECISNPCTNGAQCVDQVKDYLCECHPGYTGKNCDQDINECESNPCQYNSNCLERSNMTLYQLSKFMDLPKVFSQPFSYENASGYECVCVPGIIGKNCEININECESNPCSKHGTCNDGIGTYTCECDPGFEGTHCEINIDECDRYHPCMKGTCIDQINDYDCDCDANYGGKNCSVNLIGCQRNPCLNGGFCRPYLVNETVHLFNCTCEHGFQGDTCEKTTTLSMVVSSLITVKTQREEGYDINLQFRTTLPTGVLAFGTSGGQNEPVSYILELINGRLNLHSSLLNKWEGVFIGSKLNDSRWHKVFVAINTSHLVLSANDEQAIFPVGSYETANNSQPSFPLTYLGGTIPNLKSYLRHLTHQPSSFVGCMQDVVVNGMVIFPDEHIDNDTESDTKLSYVQSGCPRTEQCKPNPCHSNGECTDLWHTFRCVCPRPFFGHTCQHNMTAATFGHENTTHSAVIVETTDVARRAIRSILDISMFIRTREPTGQVFYLGSDPRKMPTKNIGDSFVAAQLNGGELLVKMQFNGTPEAYTVGGQKLDSGYNHLIEVVRNHTLVQVKINGTEYFRKTLSTTGILDAQVLYLGGPAPTRESLLPASTEPGLVDAESTASDMGSAAISPADYTKDYFKGIIQDVKVSNGSHNMIVEMYPLNVTEVQENASPFGVVSIDRTSVLPGEVSDDLCRKNPCKHNAECRNTWNDYSCTCPNGYKGKDCQEIEFCQLVRCPGNSTCQNLDDGYECLTDITFTGLERSPLAFSYFKEQQPEDNVGVPTKSTLKPVIEIAYRTRAGGTLLFIDNNDSFFEIGVNGARVTITWKLTQLHIGESARFEKENADGEWSRIYLRSHGGKLEGGWKGWESLVDPAPAFSVDIDQAAFQDLLSTSTQVYLGGMPESRQARGSTQSAQQGSQFKGCLGEARVGDLLLPYFTNAELYPHTENVSVQLQAQFRLNSSKPEEGCILCFQSDCKNDGECSAPFEKYACTCKPGYEGDDCSVDIDECLDVECQNNGTCLNQVADFYCQCQVGFEGRHCEQNIDECSPNPCQHGGNCTDLIAAYLCTCTEEFTGPQCNVLKQMTCENEPCRNESTCENGHNGTTGNNFTCTCATGFVGTLCDLSFCEETPCHNGGLCLNANNTPTCKCSLGYTGVLCEQEIDECASSPCQNGGKCIDRIGGYDCNCLSTGFEGTHCQDDIDECSLSEEYCGGLGRCINRPGTFKCICQTPHCGAYCNFTDPCNTTGICANGGQCVEACGEEPDYYCNCTEGFTGKNCTAMITSKEDGPSTTDIAIIVIPVVVVLLLIAGALLGTFLVMARNKRATRGTYSPSAQEYCNPRLEMDNVLKPPPEERLI